The region ACTTGCGATCGCAGCGGCCCCTTCTTTTTGAGCTGCCAACTGCGCTGCCGCGGCGGTGCTGGTCATCTCAATCGGACGAGCCGCCGGAAGATGCTTAGCGAGCCAATTACGGCATTGCGAGAGCGCCTGAGGCTTGCTGAAAACCTCTTTGATCTCCTCTCGATTGCATTTGGCTAAAAGCTGATGGTGGATATGGAGTTTGACTTCACCGCAGATCTTCGTGGGGTGCTTGGCGAACATCTCGAGCGTATCGGTCACACGGCCATCGTTCGAGTTCTCGACAGGGACGAGCCCGAAATCGGCTTGATTCCGCTGGATTTCCTCGAAAACTGCCGCAATTGTCGCTACGGGAGAATAGTCCGCATTGGCTCCGAACTTCTCCACGGCGGCCTGATGCGAATAGCTGTACTGCGGCCCTAAATAGGCCACTCGCAGCCGCCGAGAAGCACTTCGGCACAAGCTTAAAACCTCTTGCAGCACAGGAGATAGGGCTTCAGGCGAAAGGCTCGATTTGTTCGATTTCAGTAGGGCCTGAAGCTCCGATTCTTCGCTGCTAAGCTGCTGTTCGATTGTCTTGCCAGGCTCGGCTTGGACCATCTTTTGGCAGGCATCGACCCGTTTGCCGAGCAATGTGAGGATTTGCTGGTCGATCTTGGCGAGCGACTTCTTCAACTCGGTCGGGGAGGTTTTGCGAGGGGTTTTAGCCATCGAGCTCTACTCGGTTATTGAGAATCTTTACGCTAAATCACGAGCAAACGACGCATACACTTCAGGTAAGCTCCGCGTTAACTTGGTGAAATCTTTTGAATGCTTGTGCAATACTTCGTTATAATTATGTCTGCAACGTAAGGAATTGCTTCTCTCAGCATGATAACGCATCTTTCTACGCCATAAACCTAGCTCATTTCCTGGTTTGTGATAAATCGCTGCCATTTTGGCAGAGATTTCGAGTCAATTTCGCTTCTCGCTCGCGTCAGGAAAAAAGATTGCATCTGTAAGTTGCTGCATGGCAACATCTTACAGCGTAATCTATGGTCAGGTGGACTCTTTTGGCATACCTCTTGCAATTACCTGAGCCGACCGCAAACGCCTGATAGGTCGTACGTGGTCACTCAATCGGTAATCAATCCTGGGTATCAGCCCAGGCTCACAACATAAAAACTCTGAAGCCGACTCGGCTCAGTACTTTACCAAAGAAAGAGGTAACCACGATGGCACAAGGCGAAGTGATTATTGGGATCGACCTCGGTACCACGAACTCCGTGGTCGCGGTCATGGAAGGTTCGGAAGCGAAAGTCATTCCGAACGCCGAAGGTAGCCGACTCACCCCAAGCGTTATTGGCTATACCGACAAGGGGGAAGTTCTCGTTGGCGAACCTGCTCGCCGTCAGGCAGTGACCAACCCGACCAAAACAGTTTACTCCATCAAGCGATTCATGGGGCGTCGTCACAGCGAAGTCGGCTCGGAAGAACGGATGGTGCCGTACAAAGTTGTCGGCAACGCAGACGAATACGTCAAAGTTCAGATCGGCGACGAATCGTACACGCCCCCAGAGATCTCGGCCAAAGTCTTGCAAAAGCTGAAGGCCGCCGCAGAAAGCTACTTGGGGCATAAAGTCAGCAAGGCCGTCATCACCGTGCCGGCTTACTTTAACGACGCTCAACGTCAGGCCACCAAAGACGCCGGGCAGATCGCCGGGCTCGAAGTTGCTCGTATCATCAACGAACCGACCGCTGCCGCACTGGCTTACGGGCTCGGTAAGAACAAAGCGGAAAAGATCGCCGTGTTCGACCTCGGTGGTGGTACGTTCGATATCTCGATCCTGGAAGTCTCGCCTCCGGAAGATGGTGAAGAAGGCGGACGTACCGTGTTCGAGGTGATCAGCACCAATGGTGATACGCACCTGGGTGGTGACGACTTCGACGAGAAGCTGATCAACTACGTTGCCGAACAGTTTGAAAAAGACAACGGCATCGACCTTCGCAAAGATCAAATGGCTCTGCAGCGTCTGCAGGAAGCTTGCGAAAAGGCGAAGAAAGAACTCAGCGGCCAGGCCTCGACCGACATCAACTTGCCGTTCATCACGGCCGATGCTTCCGGTCCAAAGCACTTGCAGCTGACGATCACTCGCAGCCAGTTCGAGCAGATGACCGACGACCTCATCGAGCGTTGCCGTATCCCTGTCGAAAAGGCATTGAAGGACGCCGGTCTGTCGCCAAGCGAAATCGACGAAGTCGTGCTCGTGGGTGGTAGTACGCGTATCCCGAAGGTTCAAGAGATGGTCAAAAAGATCTTCTCGAAGGAACCACACAAGGGTGTGAACCCCGATGAAGTGGTCGCCGCTGGTGCCGCGATTCAGGGGAGCGTGCTCGCCGAAGGTGGTCGTAAGGACGTGCTGTTGTTGGACGTCACTCCACTGTCGCTCGGTATCGAAACGCTCGGTGGTGTGTTCACCAAATTGGTCGAACGCAACACGACGATTCCGACCGAGAAGAAGCAAACCTTCAGCACGGCCGAAGACAATCAGGCCGCGGTCACCGTCCGCGTGTTCCAAGGGGAACGCCCGATGGCAACCGACAACCGCTTGCTCGACGAGTTCAACCTCGACGGGATCGCTCCGGCCCCACGTGGTATGCCACAGATCGAAGTCAAATTCGACATCGACCAGAACGGTATCCTCAACGTGATGGCGAAGGACCTTGGTACCGGCAAGGAAATGAAAGTCGAGATCAAGCAAAGTTCGGGTCTGTCGAAGGAAGAAATCGATCGGATGCAGAAGGACGCCGAAGAACACGCCGCCGACGACAAGCGGAAGCGTGAACTGGCCGAAGCTCGCAACGAAGCCGAATCGAACTGCTTCCAACTCGAGAAGCTGATCAAGGATGCCGGCGAAAAGATCTCCGACGACGACAAAGCTCCGCTGGAAGCAGCCATCGCCAAAGTTCGCGAAGCTGCTAAGGGCGAAGACGTCGAGGCGATCAAGTCCGCCATCAGCGAACTGGAAGCTGCTTCGCACGCGGTCAGCAAGATCCTGTACGAAGCTGCCGCTGCCAACAATCCTGAAGCGGCTGCCGGTGGGGAAGCGCCCGCAGGCGAGTCGAAGGATGGCGGCGACGACGACGCGATCGACGCCGAGTTCGAGGTCAAGAAGGACTAACCTTCACGGCCAACGATGCTCGGTCTGAAAAGCCCGTGCATCACGAACCGAAGTTTGTGATAACCAAGGGCTGGGACCGCAAGGTGCCCGGCCCTTTTTATGGGCTGATGGAACTTATGACCGTCAATTGCGAGATCCTAGAGAGACGAATTGTCACGGTTGGGAATCGAGGCTTTTAGTAGGGAACTACTCCGAGGCCTGGAAGGCCGACCGAATGTAGCCAGGGGCGCAAGCCCCTGATACGAAGACGGTAGGGTCCGCTGTGCGGACGCGGCAATCGATTGTCCCTACCAACATGCAACGATGCTCGTCTACGCCCGAGCTGTGCCGGCAGACCAACCGCAGGGTACCCGTATCCCGCGTCCGCACAGCGGACCCTACGGGCTGAAAACGGAATTACTTCACACTGAGAACTTCAAACTAAAACCAGGGAGTGCCATTCCAGCGAATACATCCCATCAACATAAAAGGAAAACGTTATGACTCCACGATTCGATAAATACACCATAAAAGCTCAGGAAGCCGTTCAGCTGGCTCAGCAGATGGCAACCGAGGCACGCAACACGGCCCTTTCTCCACTGCACTTGCTCGCGGCCCTCTTGAAAGAGGATGGCGGAATTGTTCGACCATTGCTCGATAAGATTGGCGCGAATCGTGGGCAGTTAGAGTCGATGGTGAAGTCCGAAATCGGACGGCTGTCGACGGTAACCAGCGGCGACGGACAGCTGCGACTGTCGAGCGAACTGGATCAAGTCTTTCAAGCGGCGCAGAAGCAAGCCGACACGATGAA is a window of Bremerella sp. TYQ1 DNA encoding:
- the pheA gene encoding prephenate dehydratase, which codes for MAKTPRKTSPTELKKSLAKIDQQILTLLGKRVDACQKMVQAEPGKTIEQQLSSEESELQALLKSNKSSLSPEALSPVLQEVLSLCRSASRRLRVAYLGPQYSYSHQAAVEKFGANADYSPVATIAAVFEEIQRNQADFGLVPVENSNDGRVTDTLEMFAKHPTKICGEVKLHIHHQLLAKCNREEIKEVFSKPQALSQCRNWLAKHLPAARPIEMTSTAAAAQLAAQKEGAAAIASRAAGVNYNLETIASDIEDNPNNITRFAVISHQMGPKTGNDKTALLFQTEHKPGALADAMNIFKRNRLNLTWIESFPVANSPEEYLFFVEMEGHSSELKIRRAISSLEKKSLRLEVLGSYQKTEPVN
- the dnaK gene encoding molecular chaperone DnaK, translated to MAQGEVIIGIDLGTTNSVVAVMEGSEAKVIPNAEGSRLTPSVIGYTDKGEVLVGEPARRQAVTNPTKTVYSIKRFMGRRHSEVGSEERMVPYKVVGNADEYVKVQIGDESYTPPEISAKVLQKLKAAAESYLGHKVSKAVITVPAYFNDAQRQATKDAGQIAGLEVARIINEPTAAALAYGLGKNKAEKIAVFDLGGGTFDISILEVSPPEDGEEGGRTVFEVISTNGDTHLGGDDFDEKLINYVAEQFEKDNGIDLRKDQMALQRLQEACEKAKKELSGQASTDINLPFITADASGPKHLQLTITRSQFEQMTDDLIERCRIPVEKALKDAGLSPSEIDEVVLVGGSTRIPKVQEMVKKIFSKEPHKGVNPDEVVAAGAAIQGSVLAEGGRKDVLLLDVTPLSLGIETLGGVFTKLVERNTTIPTEKKQTFSTAEDNQAAVTVRVFQGERPMATDNRLLDEFNLDGIAPAPRGMPQIEVKFDIDQNGILNVMAKDLGTGKEMKVEIKQSSGLSKEEIDRMQKDAEEHAADDKRKRELAEARNEAESNCFQLEKLIKDAGEKISDDDKAPLEAAIAKVREAAKGEDVEAIKSAISELEAASHAVSKILYEAAAANNPEAAAGGEAPAGESKDGGDDDAIDAEFEVKKD